In Roseimicrobium gellanilyticum, one genomic interval encodes:
- a CDS encoding LysR family transcriptional regulator, producing the protein MSRSALPPLELRHLRTFAAIAETHSLSKAAARLHLTQPAVSHQVKALEDLYGIPLFERKTMPLRLTPGGQRLLGLAREVEMRVAEAERDLSRIADGRAGQLRIAVECHSCFDWLMPSMDAFRERWPEVEMDLVSGFHADPVGLLGEDRADLVIVSHAIKRTDTVFHPLFRYEVSALLAKEHPLTAKPFLAAKDFAKETLVTYPIPDDRIDVLREFLIPARVEPAKRRTTELTVAILQLVASKRAIAAMPRWAVQPFLDREYVVARPIGKKGLQSALHAATTEAAASAAYMRDFLDIMRRVSFASLSGITAL; encoded by the coding sequence ATGAGCCGTTCCGCCCTTCCCCCGCTTGAGCTCCGCCATCTGCGCACCTTTGCCGCCATTGCGGAGACACACAGTCTTTCCAAGGCCGCCGCCCGTCTGCACCTCACACAGCCTGCTGTTTCACATCAGGTGAAGGCGCTGGAAGACCTGTACGGCATCCCACTCTTCGAACGCAAGACCATGCCACTGCGGCTCACCCCGGGTGGCCAGCGCCTGCTCGGACTTGCACGCGAAGTGGAGATGCGTGTGGCAGAAGCGGAGCGCGATCTCTCACGCATCGCGGATGGACGTGCGGGGCAGTTGCGCATCGCCGTGGAGTGCCATTCGTGCTTCGACTGGCTCATGCCTTCCATGGATGCCTTCCGCGAACGCTGGCCGGAGGTGGAGATGGATCTCGTGTCCGGCTTCCACGCGGATCCGGTGGGCCTGCTGGGCGAAGATCGCGCGGACCTCGTGATCGTGTCGCATGCCATCAAGCGGACGGATACGGTGTTCCATCCGTTGTTCCGCTATGAAGTGTCTGCGCTTCTTGCAAAAGAGCACCCGCTGACGGCGAAGCCGTTTCTCGCAGCGAAGGACTTCGCCAAGGAGACCCTTGTGACCTATCCCATTCCGGATGATCGCATCGACGTGCTGCGCGAGTTCTTGATTCCCGCACGCGTGGAGCCTGCCAAGCGCCGCACCACGGAGCTCACCGTCGCCATCCTGCAACTCGTGGCCAGCAAACGAGCCATCGCCGCCATGCCCCGCTGGGCCGTGCAGCCGTTTCTGGATCGCGAATACGTCGTGGCCCGTCCCATTGGAAAGAAGGGGCTGCAAAGCGCTCTTCACGCTGCCACGACGGAAGCCGCCGCCAGCGCCGCTTACATGCGTGACTTCCTGGACATCATGCGGAGGGTGAGCTTTGCGTCGCTGTCGGGGATTACGGCGTTGTAG
- a CDS encoding MFS transporter: MSNDGIAPNAKRLLWAGFMAILAAGVGFAIRGQIFDVWRAKFGFTGLEVGLVGGAGFTGFCFGIIIGGVIVDKIGYGKLVVAALLFHVLSAVVTFGAMDGMATKTAFVYLWTGTFLFAVANGTLEAVANPLVATLFPNNRTHYLNILHASWPLGMVLGGSAGAFLGEQFHWGWKAQLALFLVPTAIYALMFMGQKFPKSEASQKGLGLGQMLKDVGIMGAAVIGLFIGLFFKDGLGPLLAGFTGSDFFSSSSWMWISVAIGVATWLLFSGLSGWAVGAWLLFVLFITHALVGAVELGTDGWIQNITGNILTPIEGKYLFIATSALMFALRFCAHFIEKNLKLSPIGILLVCALIACLGLNMVAGVTAFGGALGAVLIYGVGKTFFWPTMLAVVGDRFPSTGAVAMSIMGGIGMMSAGLVGSPGLGYAKDRFAGESLASTDAALYQQYKAEKPSAWMGFILDPATGLDGKKLGEAKTKLGAAREELVKAGTKDPQAAYAKLTPEEQKVLKADIEGDRKTLRADAFIPAAMAVIYLLLLLYFKGIGGYKPVSIETERITGGVNAPMEA, encoded by the coding sequence ATGAGTAACGACGGCATCGCACCCAACGCCAAACGCCTCCTCTGGGCGGGCTTTATGGCCATCTTGGCGGCAGGGGTAGGTTTCGCAATTCGAGGGCAGATTTTTGACGTCTGGCGCGCAAAGTTCGGTTTCACCGGCCTTGAGGTAGGTCTTGTTGGTGGTGCTGGTTTCACGGGCTTTTGTTTCGGCATCATCATTGGTGGTGTGATCGTGGACAAGATAGGCTACGGGAAGCTGGTGGTCGCCGCGCTGTTGTTCCACGTGCTTTCTGCGGTGGTGACATTCGGAGCCATGGACGGCATGGCGACCAAGACGGCTTTCGTTTATCTCTGGACCGGAACGTTCCTTTTCGCGGTGGCGAACGGTACTCTTGAAGCCGTGGCAAACCCGCTGGTGGCAACGCTGTTCCCCAACAATCGTACGCACTATCTCAACATCCTCCACGCGAGCTGGCCTCTGGGCATGGTGCTCGGCGGCAGCGCCGGTGCGTTCCTGGGTGAGCAGTTCCACTGGGGCTGGAAGGCCCAGCTGGCTCTCTTCCTCGTGCCTACGGCCATCTATGCGCTCATGTTCATGGGCCAGAAGTTCCCGAAGTCGGAAGCTTCCCAGAAGGGCCTTGGCCTTGGTCAGATGCTCAAGGACGTGGGCATCATGGGTGCCGCAGTGATTGGCCTTTTCATCGGCCTCTTCTTCAAGGATGGCCTTGGACCCTTGCTCGCTGGCTTCACCGGCAGCGACTTCTTCAGCAGCTCGAGCTGGATGTGGATTTCCGTAGCCATCGGTGTGGCCACCTGGTTGCTCTTCAGCGGACTGAGCGGTTGGGCCGTGGGTGCCTGGCTCCTTTTCGTGCTCTTCATCACCCACGCGCTCGTCGGTGCTGTTGAACTCGGTACGGACGGCTGGATCCAGAACATCACTGGCAACATCCTTACGCCGATTGAAGGCAAGTACCTGTTCATCGCTACCTCGGCGCTAATGTTTGCCCTTCGTTTCTGCGCCCACTTCATTGAGAAGAACCTCAAGCTGTCCCCGATCGGCATTCTGCTGGTGTGCGCACTGATTGCGTGCCTCGGCCTCAACATGGTGGCCGGTGTGACTGCCTTTGGTGGCGCTCTTGGCGCGGTGCTGATCTACGGTGTGGGCAAGACCTTCTTCTGGCCCACCATGCTGGCTGTGGTCGGTGACCGCTTCCCGAGTACGGGTGCTGTGGCCATGAGCATCATGGGCGGCATCGGGATGATGTCCGCCGGTCTGGTCGGCTCGCCCGGACTCGGCTATGCCAAGGACCGTTTCGCGGGTGAGTCACTCGCAAGTACCGATGCCGCACTGTATCAGCAATACAAGGCAGAGAAACCGAGCGCTTGGATGGGCTTCATTCTGGATCCTGCGACTGGCCTGGACGGCAAGAAGCTGGGCGAAGCCAAAACGAAGCTGGGCGCTGCCCGTGAGGAGTTGGTTAAAGCAGGTACCAAGGACCCGCAGGCTGCCTATGCAAAACTGACTCCCGAAGAGCAGAAGGTGCTCAAGGCAGACATTGAAGGTGATCGCAAGACCCTTCGTGCAGACGCCTTCATTCCTGCTGCGATGGCAGTGATCTACCTGCTGCTCCTGCTCTACTTCAAGGGCATCGGTGGATACAAGCCAGTTTCCATCGAAACCGAACGCATTACCGGTGGCGTCAATGCGCCTATGGAAGCGTGA
- a CDS encoding MFS transporter, which yields MTQAAPALSDEKSHMKLFWACFIALVATSFVFGIRANTLGALQDSLNLSEQQKGAINGAGMWPFALSIIFFSLIIDRIGYKTVAVFAIICHLVSLYFHLQSSTYRDFYWSTLLVSVANGSVESFINPVVATLFAKQKSKWLNILHAGWPAGLALGALVCLLFPNTTLFFDTSWKFRFATCLIPVVVYAILVFPCKFPVQERVAAGVSYRDMLKVFGAVGFFIFFAMFTMAIYQSRTEEINWGVVLAVGGAAALLAGIYTRSLGHWLFLVVLVTIGPLATTELGTDGWMPELLKLGGPAGVDGAMFAAGIFLYTSTIMTVLRFYAGPIVHSFSPIGLLVVSALVAIGGLLFLSVSAGWMIVAAATVYAFGKTFLWSTTLGLTAEQLPKGGALALNGVSAVGVLFLGVLGAPYLGFKQDNDLAKTLSTEHAALYAEVKGPEKPSTFGNVPSLDQAKVTALSAEKKAELEKVQAPSKRGMFVTIAILPTFMLVCYIFLWFYFKAKGGYKPVSISHGEEAEPGF from the coding sequence ATGACTCAAGCCGCGCCCGCCCTCTCTGACGAGAAGTCCCACATGAAGCTCTTTTGGGCGTGTTTCATCGCGCTGGTGGCCACGTCGTTTGTCTTCGGCATCCGGGCGAATACGCTGGGAGCGCTGCAGGATTCGCTGAATCTCTCGGAGCAGCAGAAGGGGGCCATCAATGGCGCGGGCATGTGGCCCTTCGCCCTCAGCATCATTTTCTTTAGCCTCATCATCGACCGCATCGGGTACAAGACGGTGGCTGTCTTCGCGATCATCTGCCATTTGGTGTCGCTGTATTTCCATCTCCAGTCCAGCACGTACCGTGACTTCTACTGGAGCACGCTGCTCGTCTCCGTGGCGAATGGCTCGGTGGAATCGTTCATCAACCCCGTGGTGGCCACCCTCTTCGCGAAGCAGAAGTCGAAGTGGCTGAATATCCTGCACGCAGGCTGGCCGGCGGGATTGGCGCTGGGCGCGCTGGTGTGCCTGCTCTTCCCGAATACGACGCTCTTCTTTGACACGTCTTGGAAGTTCCGCTTTGCCACCTGCCTCATCCCGGTGGTGGTGTATGCCATCCTCGTGTTCCCCTGCAAGTTCCCCGTGCAGGAGCGCGTGGCCGCAGGCGTGAGCTACCGCGACATGCTCAAGGTCTTCGGTGCGGTCGGTTTCTTCATCTTCTTCGCCATGTTCACCATGGCCATCTACCAGTCTCGCACAGAGGAGATCAACTGGGGCGTGGTGCTGGCCGTCGGCGGTGCCGCCGCATTGCTCGCAGGCATTTACACCCGATCGTTGGGACATTGGCTCTTCCTCGTGGTGCTGGTCACCATTGGACCGCTGGCCACCACGGAGCTGGGTACGGACGGCTGGATGCCTGAACTCCTGAAGCTCGGCGGCCCTGCCGGGGTGGATGGCGCCATGTTTGCCGCCGGCATCTTCCTTTACACCTCCACCATCATGACGGTGCTGCGCTTCTACGCCGGGCCCATCGTGCACAGCTTCTCGCCCATCGGCCTGCTCGTCGTCAGCGCACTGGTGGCGATTGGCGGATTGCTCTTCCTCTCTGTGTCCGCTGGCTGGATGATTGTCGCGGCCGCCACCGTGTACGCCTTTGGCAAGACCTTCCTCTGGAGCACCACCCTGGGCCTCACCGCCGAGCAACTTCCCAAGGGCGGAGCGCTCGCGCTGAATGGCGTGTCCGCCGTGGGCGTGCTCTTCCTCGGCGTGCTCGGCGCGCCGTACCTCGGCTTCAAGCAGGACAACGACCTCGCAAAGACCCTCTCAACGGAGCATGCCGCGCTCTACGCGGAAGTGAAAGGTCCCGAAAAACCCAGCACCTTCGGCAATGTCCCCAGCCTCGACCAGGCAAAAGTCACCGCCCTGAGCGCGGAAAAGAAGGCGGAACTGGAAAAAGTGCAGGCCCCGAGCAAGCGCGGGATGTTCGTGACCATCGCCATCCTGCCCACCTTCATGCTGGTGTGCTACATCTTCCTCTGGTTCTACTTTAAGGCCAAGGGCGGGTACAAACCGGTCTCCATCTCCCACGGCGAAGAGGCCGAACCGGGCTTCTGA
- a CDS encoding alpha-ketoacid dehydrogenase subunit beta: MSLTYLDAIREAQHDALARDPRVFIYGQDIGKFGGAFKATKRLAEEFPGRVLDAPISEDAMVGVAIGAAIEGARPIVEMQFADFSSVGFNQIVNQAATHFWRTNVPCPIVIRLPSGGTAGSGPFHSQSMESIYAHYPGLIILTPATVEDAYHMLLAAVGCTDPVIFCEHKFLYYHLKADALPDETLPLGKARIARPGRHATVVAYSAMVHESIRAAEELAKDGYQIEVVDLRSVKPIDTDTILASVARTGRLLCVGESFPWGGVTAEVIARVTTEGFHLLDAPPQRLNSKDTPIPYHPNLWKAHRPTSPAIVNELRRLLKY; encoded by the coding sequence ATGTCCCTGACCTACCTCGACGCCATCCGCGAAGCCCAGCACGATGCCCTGGCCCGGGATCCGCGCGTCTTCATCTACGGGCAGGATATCGGCAAGTTCGGCGGCGCGTTCAAGGCGACGAAACGCCTCGCGGAGGAGTTCCCCGGCCGCGTGCTGGATGCCCCCATCAGTGAGGATGCCATGGTGGGCGTGGCCATCGGTGCTGCCATTGAAGGCGCACGGCCCATCGTGGAGATGCAGTTCGCGGACTTCAGCAGCGTGGGCTTCAACCAGATCGTCAATCAGGCAGCCACCCATTTCTGGCGCACGAATGTGCCGTGCCCCATCGTCATCCGCCTGCCCAGCGGCGGCACCGCCGGCTCCGGCCCCTTCCACAGCCAGAGCATGGAGAGCATCTATGCGCATTACCCGGGACTCATCATCCTGACGCCTGCGACGGTGGAGGATGCCTACCACATGCTGCTTGCCGCCGTGGGCTGCACAGACCCGGTGATCTTCTGCGAGCACAAGTTCCTCTACTACCACCTCAAGGCGGATGCCCTGCCGGATGAAACCCTCCCGCTGGGGAAGGCCCGCATCGCCCGCCCTGGTCGCCACGCCACCGTGGTCGCTTATTCCGCGATGGTGCATGAGAGCATTCGCGCCGCGGAAGAGCTGGCGAAGGACGGCTACCAAATCGAGGTGGTGGACCTGCGCAGTGTGAAGCCGATTGATACGGATACCATCCTCGCCTCCGTGGCCCGCACGGGCCGCCTGCTGTGTGTGGGTGAATCCTTCCCCTGGGGCGGAGTGACTGCGGAGGTGATTGCGCGTGTCACCACGGAAGGATTTCACCTGCTGGATGCTCCCCCGCAACGTCTGAATTCCAAGGACACACCGATCCCGTATCATCCCAATCTGTGGAAGGCCCATCGTCCGACGTCCCCGGCGATTGTGAATGAGTTGAGGCGGCTGCTGAAGTATTAA
- a CDS encoding alpha/beta hydrolase — MLRTTFLTFVIVAFTAGFVVAQNPKPPAKKPAAAKREPLPSTPPDTIQAELDITYGKTPEQELKLDIYRPKAGGDKLPACLLVHGGGWVKGDKERFRPLAISLAEKGYVVANIEYRLGPVAKYPAAVQDCNLAVRFVRANASRFGIDPNRIGAWGGSAGGHLVGMMAAAPTHEKYLTGDLRDVSAAVQASCVMAGPTDLTMEKFVEALRRAKEKSYAFQWLGKLYDDAPELYREASPITHFSKSTGPVLFLTGDLDNPERDAPGMAKLKELGVPTKQVILKDARHGCWMQKPWHAQCVDAVDAWFKEHLK, encoded by the coding sequence ATGCTCCGCACCACATTCCTCACATTCGTTATCGTTGCGTTCACGGCAGGCTTTGTCGTTGCCCAAAACCCCAAGCCTCCCGCCAAGAAACCCGCGGCTGCCAAACGCGAACCACTCCCCAGCACCCCGCCGGACACCATCCAGGCCGAGCTCGATATCACCTATGGCAAGACACCCGAGCAGGAACTCAAGCTCGACATCTACCGCCCCAAAGCTGGCGGAGACAAGCTCCCTGCATGCCTCCTCGTGCACGGGGGTGGCTGGGTGAAGGGAGACAAGGAGCGCTTCCGACCACTCGCCATCTCCCTTGCGGAGAAAGGTTATGTCGTCGCAAACATCGAATACCGCCTCGGCCCCGTCGCGAAGTACCCGGCGGCGGTGCAGGACTGCAATCTCGCGGTGCGCTTCGTGCGGGCGAATGCCTCGCGTTTCGGCATCGATCCCAATCGCATCGGCGCGTGGGGAGGCAGCGCGGGCGGCCACCTCGTCGGCATGATGGCCGCAGCACCAACGCACGAAAAATACCTCACCGGTGATTTGCGGGATGTCTCCGCAGCGGTGCAGGCCTCCTGTGTCATGGCCGGGCCCACGGACCTCACGATGGAAAAGTTCGTCGAGGCCCTCCGTCGAGCGAAGGAGAAGAGCTACGCGTTTCAATGGCTCGGTAAACTCTATGACGATGCGCCGGAACTGTATCGTGAAGCGTCACCCATCACACACTTCAGCAAGTCCACCGGTCCTGTGCTCTTTCTCACGGGAGATCTCGACAATCCGGAACGTGATGCTCCGGGAATGGCAAAGCTGAAGGAGCTCGGTGTGCCGACGAAGCAGGTCATCTTAAAGGATGCCAGGCACGGCTGCTGGATGCAAAAGCCCTGGCATGCGCAGTGCGTGGATGCTGTCGATGCGTGGTTCAAGGAGCATCTGAAGTAA
- a CDS encoding FmdB family zinc ribbon protein yields the protein MATYVYETIPQLEGEKPKRFEVKQSMNDAPLTRHPDTGEPVVRVITGGAGLMGMSSGASSASSGSGGGGCGTGCGCH from the coding sequence ATGGCCACTTACGTCTACGAGACCATCCCCCAGCTTGAGGGCGAAAAGCCCAAGCGCTTCGAAGTGAAGCAGAGCATGAACGACGCCCCTCTCACTCGCCACCCGGACACCGGCGAGCCCGTCGTGCGCGTCATCACCGGTGGCGCTGGCCTCATGGGCATGAGCTCCGGCGCCAGCTCCGCCTCCTCAGGAAGTGGTGGGGGTGGTTGCGGCACCGGTTGCGGGTGTCATTGA
- a CDS encoding 3-hydroxyacyl-ACP dehydratase FabZ family protein, protein MKRIINPMEPPPTAPNPLDSLPHGPEFRFVDAIVELEPGRRAVGTYLLKGSEDFLRGHFPAQPILPAVIMVEAIAQVAGVALQSDSQIPAMPDLRLTAIRNVKILGTAVPSETLQIEATIQGRMGNLVQAAGSVRVGDRLIAEGQVTMSGGSKEPVLAPTA, encoded by the coding sequence TTGAAACGAATCATCAACCCGATGGAACCTCCCCCCACAGCACCCAACCCTCTCGACTCTCTTCCCCACGGCCCCGAGTTCCGGTTTGTGGATGCCATCGTGGAACTGGAGCCCGGCAGACGCGCCGTTGGGACCTATCTTCTCAAGGGCTCAGAAGACTTCCTGCGCGGACATTTCCCCGCCCAACCCATCCTGCCAGCCGTGATCATGGTGGAAGCCATCGCCCAGGTCGCCGGCGTTGCTCTGCAGTCTGACTCCCAGATTCCTGCCATGCCGGACCTGCGCCTCACCGCCATTCGCAACGTGAAGATCCTCGGCACCGCCGTACCCAGTGAGACACTACAGATCGAAGCCACCATCCAGGGCCGCATGGGGAATCTGGTGCAGGCCGCCGGAAGCGTGAGGGTGGGGGACCGCCTCATTGCCGAAGGCCAGGTCACCATGAGCGGCGGCAGCAAGGAGCCTGTCCTTGCGCCTACCGCTTGA
- a CDS encoding AAA family ATPase has translation MNVQLATNWKMGSFEETGGTVLADLPAIVSYQESLRKQLEPPKVIVEGLIHKGTKASFVGGSKSYKTWCLLHLAACVASGRPWLGRCVEPGRVLFVNFELAEVFVNQRVAEILKASEIPEPEELHFLHLRGHACGGEKILPKISALTKERGFDLMVIDPTYKLLGGRDENAAGEISELLNQFEKICVETGAAVVFGAHFSKGNQAARDVLDRVSGSGVFARDPDTILTLTPHEAPGSFVLESTLRNFAPADPFVVKWEPPIMKLAEDLDPKRLRSRRGSQLTKPTMEEYLALFPPGGLSATELVDALASKGWAKKFEKPLREAAINSGKLVVETGAHNRKTIKRTRPDITQPSV, from the coding sequence GTGAACGTACAACTGGCGACGAATTGGAAAATGGGATCCTTCGAGGAGACCGGTGGGACGGTGCTTGCCGACTTGCCAGCAATTGTCAGCTACCAAGAATCACTTCGAAAGCAACTAGAGCCGCCGAAAGTGATCGTGGAAGGCCTCATCCACAAAGGGACCAAAGCGTCCTTCGTGGGAGGGTCAAAATCTTACAAGACATGGTGCTTGTTGCACCTTGCTGCATGTGTGGCGTCCGGGCGCCCTTGGCTCGGCAGATGTGTGGAGCCAGGGAGGGTCTTATTTGTCAATTTTGAATTGGCCGAGGTTTTTGTTAATCAGCGTGTGGCGGAGATTCTGAAAGCGTCAGAGATTCCTGAGCCTGAGGAACTCCACTTTTTGCATCTGCGGGGGCATGCCTGTGGAGGCGAAAAGATCCTTCCGAAGATTTCGGCCCTTACGAAGGAGCGCGGCTTTGATCTGATGGTCATAGACCCTACGTACAAGCTGCTGGGTGGCCGTGATGAGAACGCCGCCGGAGAGATTTCTGAGTTGCTGAATCAGTTTGAAAAAATCTGCGTTGAGACTGGGGCTGCTGTAGTCTTCGGCGCTCACTTTTCCAAGGGGAACCAGGCTGCGCGTGATGTATTGGACCGCGTTTCTGGAAGTGGTGTATTTGCCAGGGATCCCGACACGATTCTGACCCTCACTCCACATGAGGCTCCGGGATCCTTCGTGCTGGAAAGCACCCTGCGCAACTTCGCCCCCGCCGATCCTTTTGTAGTCAAATGGGAGCCTCCAATCATGAAGTTGGCTGAAGATCTCGATCCCAAACGCCTTCGTAGCAGACGGGGTAGTCAACTCACGAAACCAACGATGGAAGAGTATCTTGCATTGTTCCCTCCTGGCGGGTTGTCAGCCACCGAATTGGTTGATGCTCTTGCTAGTAAGGGATGGGCGAAAAAATTTGAGAAGCCTCTCCGTGAAGCGGCGATCAACTCCGGGAAGTTGGTCGTCGAAACTGGAGCTCACAACAGAAAGACAATTAAGCGTACACGACCAGACATCACCCAGCCAAGTGTTTAA
- a CDS encoding LolA family protein, with protein sequence MPLLRKPLGSTALIAALAGVLTILFHAPATHAATPSESDAKAALQQWMTASSKAKTVTADFEQLRNLRNVKRALRKPGKLWIVREGGKFRWQIGEPPTLIAVRGADGGMMVVDVSDKEAQTWTKEALLEKEKEGKGQGFSSMMEAMHTPSLAVFEQRFELKDWRIDPSNPTWWEFDLAFRDRRTSLVVRQLQLAVNTQDGALRSMTLHMRDGSSLSTVIRGYALNKPVPADTFKVDTTGYEVKQGE encoded by the coding sequence ATGCCCCTTCTCCGGAAGCCACTCGGAAGCACAGCCCTCATCGCCGCACTCGCAGGCGTGTTGACCATTCTATTTCACGCACCCGCCACTCACGCCGCCACTCCCTCCGAGTCCGACGCCAAAGCCGCCCTCCAGCAATGGATGACTGCCTCCTCCAAAGCAAAGACCGTGACCGCCGACTTCGAGCAACTGCGCAACCTCCGCAACGTGAAGCGCGCCCTCCGCAAACCCGGCAAGCTCTGGATCGTGAGGGAGGGCGGCAAGTTCCGCTGGCAGATCGGCGAGCCGCCCACACTCATCGCCGTGCGTGGTGCAGATGGCGGCATGATGGTGGTGGATGTATCCGACAAGGAAGCCCAGACTTGGACCAAAGAAGCCCTCCTCGAGAAGGAGAAAGAAGGCAAGGGACAGGGATTCTCCTCCATGATGGAAGCCATGCACACGCCCTCACTGGCCGTGTTCGAGCAGCGCTTCGAGCTTAAGGACTGGCGCATCGATCCCTCCAATCCCACTTGGTGGGAATTCGACCTCGCCTTCCGCGACCGCCGCACCTCCCTCGTCGTGCGCCAGCTTCAGCTCGCCGTAAACACCCAGGACGGCGCCCTCCGTTCCATGACCCTCCACATGCGCGACGGCTCGAGCTTGAGCACCGTGATCCGCGGCTACGCCCTGAATAAGCCAGTCCCCGCGGATACCTTCAAAGTGGACACCACCGGTTACGAGGTGAAGCAAGGCGAGTAG
- a CDS encoding sulfatase family protein, which yields MTRLTFLTLVATLVCTAARSFAAETPSRPPNIIFILTDDLGYGDLGCYGAKDINTPQLDRMATEGTRFIDFSVAAALCTPSRAAIMTGRYPGRSGLATGVLRPDAANGLPTEELTLAEVAKTRGYVTGCIGKWHLGFVKGSRPMDQGFDSYYGVLHNLDKHETVIFEKEGGMPVLRGDVVEKRPAIPSEMTGLYTAEALKFIETNKDKPFFLYLGHAMPHIPFEPSARFNGQSFRGAYGDTVQELDWSTGEILEKLRALGLAENTLVIFTSDNGPERKTPGSTAGLQGSKHTVHEGGLRVPFILWWPGHVPAGRVSHDIIFSLDLLPTFARLAGASLPPDLKLDGLDVSQAWLGKGMPSNTPRTLYSLYGLNQRRLESIREGMWKLHLTEPPALYDLDIDVGETRDASEGYSDLVERLSKIAAKIRAETVKTAVPR from the coding sequence ATGACGCGACTCACTTTCCTCACTCTGGTAGCCACCCTCGTCTGCACGGCAGCGCGCTCGTTCGCAGCGGAGACCCCATCCCGCCCACCAAACATCATCTTCATCCTCACGGATGATCTCGGCTACGGTGATCTCGGATGTTATGGCGCAAAGGATATCAACACGCCGCAGCTGGATCGCATGGCAACGGAGGGGACGCGCTTTATTGACTTCTCCGTGGCAGCGGCCCTCTGCACGCCCTCACGCGCAGCGATCATGACCGGGCGTTATCCGGGCCGAAGCGGACTCGCCACGGGTGTATTACGACCTGATGCTGCCAACGGTCTGCCGACGGAAGAGCTCACACTCGCCGAAGTGGCGAAGACCCGAGGCTACGTCACAGGCTGCATTGGGAAGTGGCACCTCGGCTTTGTGAAAGGCTCACGTCCCATGGACCAGGGATTCGACAGCTACTATGGCGTGCTGCACAACCTGGATAAACACGAGACGGTGATCTTCGAAAAGGAAGGTGGCATGCCCGTGCTGCGTGGTGATGTGGTGGAGAAGCGCCCTGCCATCCCATCGGAAATGACCGGACTCTACACCGCGGAGGCCCTGAAGTTCATCGAGACAAACAAGGACAAGCCCTTCTTCCTCTATCTCGGGCATGCCATGCCGCATATTCCCTTCGAACCTTCGGCACGATTCAACGGACAATCCTTCCGTGGTGCGTATGGCGACACCGTGCAGGAGCTCGACTGGAGCACCGGCGAGATTCTTGAGAAGCTGCGGGCACTTGGTCTCGCGGAGAATACGCTGGTGATTTTCACGAGCGACAACGGTCCCGAGCGCAAGACGCCCGGATCCACGGCCGGCCTTCAGGGATCAAAACACACGGTTCATGAAGGCGGTCTCCGTGTTCCGTTCATCCTGTGGTGGCCCGGTCATGTGCCAGCAGGCCGGGTGAGTCATGACATCATCTTTTCGCTCGATCTCCTGCCGACATTCGCCCGGCTGGCAGGCGCGTCACTTCCGCCAGATCTCAAGCTCGATGGCCTCGATGTGTCCCAAGCATGGCTGGGAAAGGGGATGCCCTCAAACACACCGCGAACGTTGTACTCTCTCTATGGGCTGAACCAGCGTCGGCTGGAGTCGATTCGCGAAGGCATGTGGAAGCTGCATCTCACCGAACCGCCCGCCTTGTATGATCTGGATATCGATGTGGGCGAGACGCGTGATGCGTCAGAGGGCTACTCAGACCTTGTAGAAAGGCTGTCCAAGATTGCGGCGAAGATTCGCGCGGAGACGGTGAAGACTGCGGTCCCGCGATGA